The genome window GCCGGGGAAGTTCTCGGTATCGAGAAAATCCACATAGACCACATGGCGGCCCAGCATGCGATTGATCTCGGAGATCATCTTGTGAATTCCTTTGTTTGTAAGCGAAAGCTGGGTCAACGTTTCGTGAACGCTGATTCTTTTTTGAAATAATTGATTCTTTCTGTTCAATTCTTTACTTAACTGTCTGGATTCTTCGAGATGCATGTGGGCTTCCTTGTAAAGCTTCGCATTATGAAACGCAATCGCAACCTGAGAGGAGAACCCTTGCAGCAGCTTCAGGTCTCTTTCCGTGAAGCCTCTCTTTTTGATGAATTGGAGAATGGCCAGCGTTCCTATGCATTCTTCGCCTAGCCATACAGGCACGATGATCATGCCTTTTGCATAAGGGCCTTTTTTTACGAATTCGACGTTTTCATCTGAGAGATTGGTTTGTTCGGATAAGATTTCCTCCGTTGAGTTATGCAAACGCGGAATCTTGTCGATGAAGACTTTGCCTGAAACATTTTCGCCTAATCGTGTTTTGTACTGTAAATATCCATCGGGAAGTCCGACAACCGTAAGCGGCGTCAATTGCTGGCTTTTTGCGTCGAACTGACGAAACACACCTGCATCTCCTGCGGGAATAACGGTGAGAGCGATCTGGATGATCTTGCTAAGCAGATCATTTACATCGAGGGTAGCGGTGAGCATTTGCAGACTGTCTATCATTTTCTCCAAATCATTCTTGAGCGGCTTGTGAATTTCCTCGTAGTAGAGGCCTCTGCAAATCAGGGAAAGCTGCTCCCAATCTTTGGCTGGCAGCGAAGACGCGTCACCAGTAGAAAAGCAAATGGTGATGCCATAATCCTTGTCCAGCTCGACCGAAAAGAAGGCCTTATCGGATTCCTGCAAAAACGAATACGGTATATGAGGAGAGTGTCCGGGCGGAAGAGGACGCTCTTTTTTCTTTTGTTCGCTGGAGAAAGACAGCTCCAAGGAATCAGGATGACCGATCCAAATCTGGTACGGAGTGTCGGGGAGTTTTTCAGATAGAAAGGCTTGAATCGGGATCAGGTTTTGCATACGTTCCATTCCTTTCATGTGTAAAAACCTACAAGATGAACCGGAGTTTTTGTTACGAAACCACATAGTGTTATTTCTATATTAATTTATGATTTGAATGGTGTAAAACGAATGGTGAATATTCTGAATGCATTCATCGTTTGTCAAACGATCAAAGATGGGATGTGAAGTAGATGAGGCTTGGTGGAATCGGTCAGAAAAAGTACGTCATCCTTTTGCTGCTGTTCTTGGCTCAGATTTTGAATTTCATCGATAAGACGGCAATCAATTTTGCCATTATTCCGATCTCAAAAGAATTAAACCTGCCTTCGGACCAGGTAGGGCTGGTACTCAGCAGTTTCTTTCTCAGCTACGCGATCATGCAGCTGGTGGGAGGGTATTTGGCTGACAGATTCGGGATCAAGAAGGTCTTGAGCGGTGCGGTTTTTCTTTGGTCTGCCGCAACGGTTCTGACAGGTACGGCTCGCTCCTATTTCTCTTTGGTTGGCTCGCGCTTTTTGGTGGGAGTTGGGGAAGGCGCCTTTCCCGCAAGCACGCAGGTGGCCATTGTCGACAATTTTCAAAAGGAAGTGAGAGCGCGTGCCAAGTCGGTCGTATCGGCAGGGGCTTCGGTTGGATTTATGTTTGGCTCCATTGTTGTG of Brevibacillus choshinensis contains these proteins:
- a CDS encoding helix-turn-helix domain-containing protein — encoded protein: MQNLIPIQAFLSEKLPDTPYQIWIGHPDSLELSFSSEQKKKERPLPPGHSPHIPYSFLQESDKAFFSVELDKDYGITICFSTGDASSLPAKDWEQLSLICRGLYYEEIHKPLKNDLEKMIDSLQMLTATLDVNDLLSKIIQIALTVIPAGDAGVFRQFDAKSQQLTPLTVVGLPDGYLQYKTRLGENVSGKVFIDKIPRLHNSTEEILSEQTNLSDENVEFVKKGPYAKGMIIVPVWLGEECIGTLAILQFIKKRGFTERDLKLLQGFSSQVAIAFHNAKLYKEAHMHLEESRQLSKELNRKNQLFQKRISVHETLTQLSLTNKGIHKMISEINRMLGRHVVYVDFLDTENFPGRRPSPSLSFDRIAAYFPVTQKSAVTATISSQEYYLYPIFIGKVLLGCMIVTLSHPLNQMDVVTIEQSGSVLALEMVKNISMTELYHKKAHTFFTQLLEKQDYEALLSKGLPFNFKVNTYTFVALCEIPGSFEPYEVEARVQRLLAKVNQRLSSINKLTFGFHNKITLLFSVNDAAEVKLILSQLEAIVREWLNTDKHLLYGGIGTPYPNAEEIAKSYEEAQKTLSFLINRNQSGLMRFEEIGINRFFLNQSSQDIERFTEEVFLPLRSDHAPNSDLETTLMLYVTSNQSAMETAKKLHIHINTLYQRLKRIEERLGLRLDHHEDMLKIQLACHLKNQLASHKR